One segment of Desulfonauticus submarinus DNA contains the following:
- a CDS encoding B12-binding domain-containing radical SAM protein: MKLILIQPPIQDFYETKIRLQPIGLAYLKAAIKKFLPNITVKILDFHQNFGRKTISLPSELNYLREFYPCPDISPFCTFYHYYHFGADFKQAAEKIAQENPDIIGISILFSSYFREALTLAKEIKKVCPVPIIAGGSHVSAEPLSILQSPWIDFVIYGEGEKPLIELLKQFQGNKQFEQVPNLGFKKNNKFFLNPKKPNYPFEELPLPDLSDFSLNNYQFQKKPLYFITTSRGCPHQCTFCSAKSTFPIYKKRSVENILEEIKIRYKQGYRVFDFEDDNLTFFIDDMKKLCKLIIKEFPQNKIRFLAMNGISYLHLDNDLLLLMKKIGFTDLNLSLVSSDESVLRSCHRPHTVKKFTQIIQTGFKLKFNMTAYQILGLPHESISSMLTTLIFLARQPVLIGPSIFYLAPGSKIACQFSPLKEKDFFLARSSAMAIETKHFSREDIYSLFICTRIINFLKQFDINTSLNNLLLSHKTSNKRINIGLEILRKLIYEKKLHAYTGKQFVELKKFKWEIFYKLFSRLKFITSKTGQKIFI; this comes from the coding sequence ATGAAACTTATTCTCATACAACCTCCTATTCAAGATTTCTACGAAACCAAAATTCGTCTTCAACCTATAGGGCTAGCTTATCTCAAAGCTGCAATAAAAAAATTTCTACCCAATATAACAGTAAAAATACTAGATTTTCATCAAAATTTTGGACGCAAAACAATCTCGCTCCCCTCAGAGTTAAACTATTTAAGAGAATTTTATCCATGCCCAGATATTAGTCCATTTTGCACTTTCTATCATTATTATCATTTTGGAGCAGATTTTAAACAAGCAGCTGAAAAAATTGCTCAAGAAAATCCTGATATTATAGGTATCTCTATCCTATTTTCCTCCTACTTTCGAGAAGCTCTAACGCTTGCCAAAGAAATAAAAAAAGTATGTCCTGTCCCTATAATAGCTGGTGGAAGTCATGTTTCTGCTGAACCCTTGTCAATATTACAAAGTCCTTGGATTGATTTTGTAATTTATGGAGAAGGAGAAAAGCCTCTTATAGAGCTACTAAAACAATTTCAAGGAAATAAACAATTTGAACAAGTACCAAATCTTGGATTTAAAAAAAACAATAAATTCTTTTTAAATCCAAAAAAACCTAATTATCCTTTTGAAGAATTACCTCTACCAGATTTATCTGACTTTTCTCTCAACAATTATCAATTCCAAAAAAAACCTCTTTATTTCATAACAACATCAAGAGGTTGTCCTCATCAATGTACTTTTTGCTCTGCAAAATCTACTTTTCCTATATATAAAAAAAGAAGCGTCGAAAATATTTTAGAAGAAATAAAAATAAGATATAAACAAGGTTATAGGGTTTTTGACTTTGAAGACGACAACCTTACCTTCTTCATTGATGATATGAAAAAATTATGCAAATTAATTATAAAAGAATTTCCTCAAAATAAAATTAGATTTTTAGCAATGAATGGAATTTCATATCTTCATTTAGACAATGACTTGCTTTTGTTAATGAAAAAAATTGGTTTTACAGATCTCAACCTTTCATTAGTTAGTTCTGATGAAAGTGTATTACGATCATGTCATAGACCCCATACTGTAAAAAAATTTACTCAGATTATTCAAACTGGCTTTAAATTAAAGTTTAATATGACAGCTTATCAAATTTTAGGGCTACCTCACGAATCTATTTCCTCTATGCTTACAACTCTTATCTTTTTAGCAAGACAACCAGTTTTAATAGGCCCCTCTATATTTTATCTTGCTCCTGGCTCAAAAATTGCCTGCCAATTTTCTCCATTAAAAGAAAAAGACTTTTTTCTTGCGAGATCTTCAGCCATGGCAATAGAAACTAAACATTTCTCTAGAGAAGACATTTATTCTCTTTTTATTTGTACTCGAATTATTAATTTTTTAAAACAATTTGATATCAATACAAGCCTCAACAATCTTTTATTATCCCATAAAACATCTAATAAACGTATCAATATAGGATTAGAAATTCTTAGAAAACTAATCTATGAAAAAAAATTACATGCCTATACAGGTAAACAATTTGTGGAATTAAAAAAGTTTAAATGGGAAATTTTCTATAAATTATTTTCTAGGTTAAAATTTATTACCTCTAAAACAGGACAAAAAATATTCATATAG
- a CDS encoding lactate utilization protein, protein MKDFVKKFWELRLLKVKEALEKNNFEVFLVKDELEAKNIVLNELLPAINPNSLSWGGSMTFVQTGLYDSLKQTDEFEIIDTYDKSLSSEDILEKRRRALLVDLFFTGTNAITEDGWLVNLDMIGNRVGALTFGPKKVIVLAGKNKIVSDLDEAMLRIKTYSAPANTMRLNKKTPCFKTGFCHDCSSLDRICNVWSIIEKCYPQKRISVILISKDLGL, encoded by the coding sequence ATGAAGGATTTTGTTAAGAAATTTTGGGAGTTACGTTTATTAAAAGTAAAAGAAGCCTTAGAAAAAAATAATTTTGAGGTTTTTTTAGTTAAAGATGAATTAGAAGCTAAAAATATAGTTTTAAATGAACTTTTGCCTGCAATAAACCCTAATTCTTTATCGTGGGGTGGATCAATGACTTTTGTTCAAACTGGCCTTTATGATAGTTTAAAGCAAACAGATGAATTTGAGATTATTGATACCTATGATAAGAGTTTGTCTTCTGAAGATATATTGGAAAAAAGGCGTAGGGCCTTGTTGGTAGATTTATTTTTTACAGGAACTAATGCTATTACAGAAGATGGATGGCTAGTTAATTTAGATATGATTGGTAATAGGGTTGGGGCTTTAACTTTTGGTCCGAAAAAAGTAATAGTTTTGGCTGGAAAGAATAAAATTGTTTCAGACTTGGATGAAGCAATGCTTAGGATAAAAACTTATAGTGCTCCTGCTAATACGATGCGTTTAAACAAAAAAACTCCTTGTTTTAAAACAGGTTTTTGCCATGATTGCTCTAGCCTTGATAGAATTTGTAATGTATGGAGTATTATTGAGAAATGCTATCCTCAAAAACGAATTTCTGTTATTTTAATTTCTAAAGATTTAGGACTCTAA